The Acidimicrobiales bacterium genome includes the window CGACAGCGCCATCAAGCTCGCTCGCCTGGCCCAGGGACGCGCCGGCCACCCCGAGCGGACCGTGGTGGTGGGCCGCCAGCACTCGTACCACGGGGTCACCTTCGGGGGGCTCTCGGTCCAGGGACTCCCCCTCAACCAGGAGGGCTTCGGACCCCTGCTCCCGGAGGTGCGCCAGGTGCTCTGGGACGACCTCGACGACCTGGCCCGGGTGCTCGAGCGCGAGGAGGGACGGGTGGCGGCGGTGCTGGCCGAGCCGGTGATCGGCGCCGGTGGGGTTCGCCCCTCGCCTCCCGGCTACCTCGAGGGCATGCGCCGGCTGTGCGATGAGTCCGGGGCCCTGCTCGTGCTCGACGAGGTGATCTGCGGCTTCGGCCGGCTTGGCGCCTGGTGGGGGGCCGAGCGCGACGGGGTCGAGCCCGACCTCGTCACCTTCGCCAAGGGCGTCACGTCGGGCTACCAGCCCCTGGGTGGGGTGCTGGTGGGTCGAGCGGTGCGGGCCGCCCTCGAGTCCGGGCCCGCCTTCTTGCTGCGTCACGGCCACACCTACAGCGGTCACCCCACCGCCTGCGCCGCCGCGCTGGCAAACATCGAGGTGCTGCGCGACGAGGGCCTGCTGGATCGGGCGGGGCCGATCGGCGACCGGCTCGGCGGCGGGCTGGAGGAGCTGGTCCGCCAGGGCGTGATCACCGAGGTCCGGGGCACCCAGGCGATCTGGGCGGCGGTGCTGCCCGCGGAGGTGACGGCGCAGGAGGTGCACCGGGCCATGCTCGACCGTGGCGTCATCGCGCGGCCTCTCGGCACCGATGTGATCGCGTTCTGCCCGCCGTTGGTGATCGACGAGGTCGACCTCGACCGTTGCGTCGGCGCGCTGGCGGAGTCGGTGGCCGAGGTGGCGGGCTGACACCGCACCGCCCGGGCTCCCAGCCCTACGATCCGCCCATGACGCTGCCGAAGCAGGGAATGTCCAAGGACGAGGTCGTGGCCGCGCTCAAGGCCACGCGCGCCCACGACGCACGCTGGCAGGACGGTCGCACGTTCGGCATGGTGTTCGACGGCGGGCGGGAGGTGCACGAGGTCGCGGAGGCTGCCGCGCTGATGTTCCTGCACGACAACGCCCTCAACACCAAGGCGTTCCCGAGCCTCGCCAAGATCCAGGCCGACGTGGTCGGCATCGCCAACGAGCTCATGCACGCACCGGACGGCGCCGGAGGGTTCATGACCTCGGGCGGCACCGAGAGCATCCTCATGGCGGTCAAGGCCGCCCGCGAGCGGGGCCGCGCCGAGCGGGGGATCACCGCCCCGGAGATGGTCGTGGCCGACAGCGCCCACGCCGCGTTCCACAAGGGCGCCCACTACTTCGGACTGCAGGTCCACACCGTCCCCGTGCGCGACGACTTCCGGACCGACGTCGACGCCATGGCCGCCGCGGTGAACGACAACACCGTCCTCATCGTGGGCTCGGCACCGCAGTACCCGCAGGGCGTCGTCGACCCCATCACCGAGCTTGCGGCGCTCGGCGCCGAGCGCGACATCAACGTCCACGTCGACGCGTGCATGGGGGGCTTCGTGCTCCCGTTCATGGAGATGCTCGGCTACGACCTTCCCCTCTGGGACTTTCGGGTCGAGGGTGTCACCTCGATCTCCGCCGACTTGCACAAGCTCGGCTACGCCCCCAAGGGGGCGTCGGTGATCCTCCACCGCAGCAAGGCGCTGCGTAGCCACCAGACGTTCGTCTTCGACGCGTGGCTCGGTGGCATGTACGGCTCGCCGGCGATGCAGGGCACGCGCCCGGCGCTGCCCATGGCCACCGCCTGGGCGGTGCTGCACCACCTCGGGGAGGACGGCTACAAGCGCCTCACCGCCACGGTGATCGAGACGACCCGGCGCATGGTGGACGGCATCTGTGCCATCGATGGCCTCGACGTGCTCGGTGAGCCCGAGGCTCACCTGGTCGCCATCTGCTCCCAGGCGGGATGGGAGGATCGGGTCGACGTCTATGCGGTGGGCGACGCCCTCCAGCGGCGTGGGTGGTTCCACGATCGGCAGGGTCCGCCGGACTCGTTGCACGCCACGGTCAGCGCCGGCAACGCGCCGGTGATCGAGGACTACCTCGTCGACCTGCAGGCCTCGGTCGACGAGGTCCTCGGCGGCCGCAGCGACGACCGCTCGACCGACTACGCCACGCTGGAGTAGCGGCCGCGCAGCCGGTGCCGTCAGCGCCGGCGCTGTTCGGGAGAGGCGGGCTCCCCTCGGCCAACGAGCACCTCGTCGCTCCGGGGGCCACCCATTAGGGTTGCCGGCGATGAGCAGTGCTGAGGTGGAGCTGGCCAAGACCTTCGGCGACATCGCGCGCGCGTTGCTCACCGAACAAGATGTCGACGCCACACTGCGCAAGATCGTCACGATCGCCATGGAGGTGATCGACTCGTGCGACCACGCGGGGATCGACGTCGTCGAAGACGGGAAGATCCTCCCGGTCGCTCCCAGCGACGATGTCGCCGAGCTCATCGACAAGATCCAGACCGAGGTAGGCGAGGGGCCTTGCCTGTCAGCGATCAAGGAGCACGAGGTGTTCCAGAGCGACGACCTCGAGCAGGAGGAGCGCTGGCCGACCTTCTCGCGGCGCGCGTTCGAGGAGACCGGGGTGCGGAGCATCATGGGCTTCCGGCTCTTCGCCGAGGAGAGGACGATGGGAGCGCTCGACCTGTACTCGAAGCAGGCTCATGCGTTCGACGACGACACGGTCGCCCTCGGCTCCGTTCTCGCCGTCCACGCCTCGGTCGCCTTGGTCCACGCCCAGGAGCGCGAGCAGTTCCTCCAGGCGATCGAGAGTCGTGACATCATCGGCCGGGCGAAGGGGCTGCTCATGGCTGGCTCGAAGATCGACGACGCCCAGGCGTTCGAGATGCTGAGGTCTGCCTCCCAGCGCATGAACATGAAGCTGCGGGACGTCGCCAAGCACATCGCCCACGGAGAGCCGCTCGGCGACCTGGAGTGAACGAGACGCTCCCTCTCGACGGGACCACGGCCGAGGAGCAGTAAGAGCCCTGGCTGATCAGGGGGTGTGGCGACGGTGAGCCGGCTTGTAGGCGGGGTTCTGTCCGGCGCCGGAGCGCCTGGGTGGTCATCCATCTGAGCGGCCTACCTGGGGACATGGACCGGGCCGGTCGTCCCACGCTTGGCCTTGCTCCGGGAGGGGGTTGCCGAGCCGCCCGGGTCACCCCGGACGCTGGTGCGCTCTTACCGCACCGTTTCACCCTTGCCTGTGCCCCGGTCTCCCGGGGCCATCGGCGGTCTGCTCTCTGTTGCCCTGAACCGACAGGTCGCCCCGCCCTGGCTCTCGCCAGCTCCCTTGCCCTGTGGAGCCCCGACCTTCCTCGACGCCGTCCCGACGAGCGGGCGACGCCGCGACCACCAGGCCGACTCACCGTCGGGTCCAGTATGCCCGGCGCGGGCCGGCTCCCTCGCCCCTACCCTCCAGGGCATGGCTGTCGACGACGCCGATGACGTCAGGCACCAGGTGCGGACTTGGCTGCACCGGCACTGGGACCCTGAGCGGCCGCTGGCCGAGTGGCGTGCCCTGCTCGCCGACTCAGGCTGGGGGTGCCCCACCTGGCCGGTCGACGCCCACGGGCGGGGTCTCGCCTCCTCGTCCGCCACGGTGGCGGCCGAGGAGCTGGCGCGGGTGGGTGCGGTGGGGCCCGCTGGCGGGTCGGCGATGTCGCTGGCGGCGCCGACCATCCTCGAGCACGGCTCGACCGAGCTGCGCCGACGCCTCCTGCGCCCGATCATCACCGGCGAGCACACCTGGTGCCAGCTCTTCAGCGAACCCGGCAACGGCTCCGACGTGGCCGGGCTCACCACCCGGGCCGACCGCGACGGCGACGAGTGGGTGGTCAACGGCCAGAAGCTCTGGACCACCGGCGCCCACACCGCGGCCTACGGGATGTTGCTCGCCCGCACCGACTGGGACGCGCCAAAGCACCGGGGCATCACCTACTTCGCCTTCCCGATGCGCCAGGCCGGCGTCGAGGTGCGGTCGGTTCGCCAGATGAACGGCCATGCCTCGTTCAACGAGGTCTTCCTCACCGACGCGCGCGTCCCGCACGACCACGTCGTCGGCGAGGTCGGCGGCGGGTGGGCAGTGGCACTGACGACGCTGGCCCATGAGCGGGGGATGGCGCCGCCGCAGGTTCCGTCCGGCGTCGGTGATGCCGCCGGTCGCACCGTCCGGGAGGCGGCGGCGGAGGCGGAGGCCTATGCCCGGACCTACGTCTGGTACCCCCAGCGCGCCGGGCGTCCCGACCTGCTGGCGCGACGAGCCGAAGCCACCGGGCGCGGCGCAGACCCGGTGGTCCGTCAGCAGGTCGCCGCCGTCGTCGCCCGCCAGCGCGCCGCCCGCTGGACCGCCGAGCGAGCCCGTGTGGTCCGGGCCCAGGGTCGGCCGCCGGGGCCGGAGGGCTCGCTGTCGAAGTTGGCGGCCAGCGAGGTCGCCCGGGTCTCGTCGGCCGCCCACTCGGCCATCGCCGGAGCGGCAGCCATGCTGACCGGCCCCGAGTCACCCGAGGGCGGCACCGTCGCTGAGGTGCTCGTCTCGGTCCCCGCCATCTCCATTGCCGGCGGGACCGACGAGATCCAGCGGAACATCATCGGCGAGCGGGTGCTCGGGCTGCCCAAGGAGCCCGGGAGCGACGTCGAGCTCCCCTTTCGCGAGGTGCGGACCAACTGACCGCCACCGCGACCTAAGGTCGTGCCGTGCTCGTCGACAGCCTCCGCTTCCTGCCGCGCAGCTTCGCCCCGCTCTACGAGTCGGCCGAGCCGCTCCCGGGCGAGGACGACGAGGTGTGGGCGCCCTTCGAAGGACGCCTCGCCGACGCCCGCATTGCCCTGGTGAGCTCGGCAGGGCTCTACCTCGACGGTGCGCAGCCCTCGTTCGACCTGGACCGGGAACGCCGGGAGCCCACCTGGGGCGACCCCTCCCACCGGATCCTCCCGGCCGATGCCGCCGATCGGCCGCTCGGGATGGCACACCTCCACGTGAACCCTGCCGATGTGCTGGCCGACCCGGACGTGGCCCTGCCCGCCCGCGTGCTGGCCGGGTTGGTCGACGATGGGGTGGTCGGTGGCCAGACCGAGCACCACGTGTCGGTCATGGGCTACCAGGAGGCGGGCCTGGACGTCTGGCGCAGCCGCACCGCCCCCGATATCGCCGCCCACCTGCGCGACGAGGGCGCCGACGGCGTGGTGCTGGCCCCGGTCTGACCGGACTGCTGCAAGAACGTGCCCGTGCTGGCACGTCGCATCGAGGCCGAGGGCATCCCCACCGTGGTGGTGACGATGATGCCGTCGGTGGCCGAGCAGCTGCGCACCCCCCGCATCGTCGGGGTGGAGTTCCCGTTCGGCCACCCCTTCGGGATGCCGGCCGGCCGTGCCGTGCAGCGCCGGGTCCTCGAGGCGGCCCTGGTGGTCCTCGCCGGGGCCTCTCGTGCCGGCACCCGGGTCGACCTCGACATCGAGTGGCCGCAGCCGCGGGGTGAGGCCTACAAGGCCTGGCAGCCCTCCGAGCCGAGCCCGATCGTGGCCGCAATGCTGGGGCAACGGGACGGCACCTGATCGTCGAGGGCCGGCGGCGACGTCACTCCACGGCCAGGATCTGCCACGGTTCGGGAACACCCTTGAGGGTGTGGCCACCCAGGCTGCGGAACGACAGACCCGACCCGGACATCAGGTCCCGCACCGTCGAGGTCACCAGGACCTGACCCGCCCCCGCCATCGCCGCCACCCGGGCACCGATGTTGACGGCGATGCCGTCCACCGAGTCGCCCGACAGCTCCACCTCGCCGGTGTGGACCCCGGCCCGGACCCGAAGGCCGATGGGCTCCAGCTCCTCGGCGATCGAGCGAGCACAGCGGATGGCCCTCCCGGGACCATCGAAGACGGCGAAGGTCCCGTCGCCGGCGGTGCTGACCAAGCGGCCCCGGTGACGTTGCAGGCAACGGGCCACGATGGTGTCGTGGTGCTGCCGGAGTCGGCGCCACCGGGCGTCGCCCAACTGCGCTGTCACCTCGGTCGAGCCGACCAGGTCGGTGAACAGCACGGTGACCAGCACCCGCTCGGAGCGCGACGACGGCACCGATCCGGTCAGGAAGGCCTCGACGTGGTCGACCAGCTCGTCGACCTGACCGAGGAAGAACAGGTCTTCGTCCCCGTCCAGCTCCACCAGCTCGGCACCCTCGATGTGCTGGGCGAGGTGGCGGCTGTGGGCCACCCGAATCCAGGGGTTGTCCCGGCGGTGCAGGATCAGGGTGGGGGCCTGGATCGACCCGAGCACCGAGCGCACGTCGACCTGGAACAGCATCTCCCGCATGGCTCGGGCGGTGCTGGGGCTCACCGACTGCCGCTGGTAGCGCCGCCACCAGCTCCGGAAGCTGGGATCACGGCTGGCCCCGGCGAGGGTGTCGGCGGTGGCGTCGTCGTCGTAGGGGACGGCCAGGATCCGGTCCCGCACCGCTTCCGGCACGCCGGCCGGGTAGTCCGCCGCCCGGGCCAAGCGGGCGTAGGTGTTGACCAGGACCAACCGGTCGACCCTCTCCGGGTGGGTGCCCGCGAACTGCATCACCATCGGCCCTCCGGCACCCACGCCCAGCAGGGTGGCGCGATCGGCGCCGACGCTGGAGAGCACGGTCGACACATCGTCGATCCATGTCTCCAGGGGCGGGAGCCCGTCCCGGCTGACCGGATCGGACAGGCCCACGCCCCGCTTGTCGAACACCACCACCCGGCAGATCGACGCCAACCGTTCCAGCACCGCCGCCAGGTCGCTGGACTCCCACATCAGCTCGACGTTGCCGAACCAGTCCATCACCATCACCACCGTGCGCGGCCCTTCGCCCAGCACCTGGTAAGCGACGTGGACATCGCCCGCTACCGCATACCGCGTCTCGGGCACGGGGTGATTGTGCCCCACCCCGCCGAGCATGGCGAGCGGGAACCGGTACCGGGTACCGTCGCGCCATGCCACACCGACTCGCCTTCCTCACCAGTGTGAACCGCCTGCTCGACTGGCAGGACGAGGAGTTGACCGAGGCCACCCTGCAGGTTCTTGTGAACGCCCCGGATCTCGAGGGGGCGGCTGAGCGGGCAGGGCTGTTCGACCCCGGCCAGCGCTTCGACCCCGCCCTGGCCCGTGAGGCGGTCGTCGCCCTGCCCCCGTCGCTGTCGGCGGGGCTTCTCGCCACGGTGATCAGTGCACTCGAACGGCGACTGGCCGTGGTGGTGCAGTGGAAGCAGGCGTCAGGGTTCGAGCTGCAGCTGTGGGAGTCGGTCGACGACGAGGTGGGCGCAGTCGGCGTGCTGGTGCTCAGCCCCCGGGGGCAGGACATGGTGCCCGGCGCAGGGACGGCCTGACGCTCACCGGCCGTCGGCTCTTCACACCCCCGACAGCACCCGGGCCGTGGCCCGGCGGCCGGGGAGCTTGATCACCTCGATGGCGCTCGGGAGCTGCTCTTTGATCTCGGCGTCGTGGGTGACCACCAGCACCTGCCGGAACCGGCCTCGAAGCCGCTCGAGGGCGAGGAGCATGCGCTCCTTGCGGTCGCTGTCGAGCGGGCCGAACACCTCGTCGAGCACCAGCAGCCCAACGGCCCCGCCCGACTGGAACCGCACGTGCTCACTGATGGCCACGCGCAG containing:
- a CDS encoding adenylate/guanylate cyclase domain-containing protein, which produces MPETRYAVAGDVHVAYQVLGEGPRTVVMVMDWFGNVELMWESSDLAAVLERLASICRVVVFDKRGVGLSDPVSRDGLPPLETWIDDVSTVLSSVGADRATLLGVGAGGPMVMQFAGTHPERVDRLVLVNTYARLARAADYPAGVPEAVRDRILAVPYDDDATADTLAGASRDPSFRSWWRRYQRQSVSPSTARAMREMLFQVDVRSVLGSIQAPTLILHRRDNPWIRVAHSRHLAQHIEGAELVELDGDEDLFFLGQVDELVDHVEAFLTGSVPSSRSERVLVTVLFTDLVGSTEVTAQLGDARWRRLRQHHDTIVARCLQRHRGRLVSTAGDGTFAVFDGPGRAIRCARSIAEELEPIGLRVRAGVHTGEVELSGDSVDGIAVNIGARVAAMAGAGQVLVTSTVRDLMSGSGLSFRSLGGHTLKGVPEPWQILAVE
- a CDS encoding aminotransferase class III-fold pyridoxal phosphate-dependent enzyme: MEPPAFLHPFAPPAATDFTTIVRGEGAAVFDREGRRYVDALASLWYCNVGHGRAEVADAVARQARTLAGYHAFDRFTNEPADALCEALAGLAPMAGARVFLTSSGSEAVDSAIKLARLAQGRAGHPERTVVVGRQHSYHGVTFGGLSVQGLPLNQEGFGPLLPEVRQVLWDDLDDLARVLEREEGRVAAVLAEPVIGAGGVRPSPPGYLEGMRRLCDESGALLVLDEVICGFGRLGAWWGAERDGVEPDLVTFAKGVTSGYQPLGGVLVGRAVRAALESGPAFLLRHGHTYSGHPTACAAALANIEVLRDEGLLDRAGPIGDRLGGGLEELVRQGVITEVRGTQAIWAAVLPAEVTAQEVHRAMLDRGVIARPLGTDVIAFCPPLVIDEVDLDRCVGALAESVAEVAG
- a CDS encoding GAF and ANTAR domain-containing protein, producing the protein MSSAEVELAKTFGDIARALLTEQDVDATLRKIVTIAMEVIDSCDHAGIDVVEDGKILPVAPSDDVAELIDKIQTEVGEGPCLSAIKEHEVFQSDDLEQEERWPTFSRRAFEETGVRSIMGFRLFAEERTMGALDLYSKQAHAFDDDTVALGSVLAVHASVALVHAQEREQFLQAIESRDIIGRAKGLLMAGSKIDDAQAFEMLRSASQRMNMKLRDVAKHIAHGEPLGDLE
- a CDS encoding acyl-CoA dehydrogenase family protein gives rise to the protein MAVDDADDVRHQVRTWLHRHWDPERPLAEWRALLADSGWGCPTWPVDAHGRGLASSSATVAAEELARVGAVGPAGGSAMSLAAPTILEHGSTELRRRLLRPIITGEHTWCQLFSEPGNGSDVAGLTTRADRDGDEWVVNGQKLWTTGAHTAAYGMLLARTDWDAPKHRGITYFAFPMRQAGVEVRSVRQMNGHASFNEVFLTDARVPHDHVVGEVGGGWAVALTTLAHERGMAPPQVPSGVGDAAGRTVREAAAEAEAYARTYVWYPQRAGRPDLLARRAEATGRGADPVVRQQVAAVVARQRAARWTAERARVVRAQGRPPGPEGSLSKLAASEVARVSSAAHSAIAGAAAMLTGPESPEGGTVAEVLVSVPAISIAGGTDEIQRNIIGERVLGLPKEPGSDVELPFREVRTN
- a CDS encoding aspartate aminotransferase family protein: MTLPKQGMSKDEVVAALKATRAHDARWQDGRTFGMVFDGGREVHEVAEAAALMFLHDNALNTKAFPSLAKIQADVVGIANELMHAPDGAGGFMTSGGTESILMAVKAARERGRAERGITAPEMVVADSAHAAFHKGAHYFGLQVHTVPVRDDFRTDVDAMAAAVNDNTVLIVGSAPQYPQGVVDPITELAALGAERDINVHVDACMGGFVLPFMEMLGYDLPLWDFRVEGVTSISADLHKLGYAPKGASVILHRSKALRSHQTFVFDAWLGGMYGSPAMQGTRPALPMATAWAVLHHLGEDGYKRLTATVIETTRRMVDGICAIDGLDVLGEPEAHLVAICSQAGWEDRVDVYAVGDALQRRGWFHDRQGPPDSLHATVSAGNAPVIEDYLVDLQASVDEVLGGRSDDRSTDYATLE